Proteins encoded by one window of Bacillus rossius redtenbacheri isolate Brsri chromosome 14, Brsri_v3, whole genome shotgun sequence:
- the LOC134539127 gene encoding endoplasmic reticulum-Golgi intermediate compartment protein 2: MLRSRAKNVSFKTVRELDAFPKVPDSYVETTPLGGTFSVVTGVLVLLLMYAEVSYYLDSRFVFKFLPDTDYRAKLKVNIDLTVAMPCGSIGADILDSTNQNVLQFGRLHQEETWFELSAEQRAHFDGVRHVNSYLREEFHAIQELLWKSGQNTLFGEMPKRTAVPSHEPDACRVYGTLTLNKVAGNFHITAGRSLALPRGHIHISAFVSEHEYNFTHRVQRFSFGDPSPGIVHPLEGDEKVTDENMMLFQYFVEVVPTEVDTFLQRLTTYQYSVKDHQRPIDHRKGSHGVPGIFFKYDVSALKVRVTQQRDSLPQFLVRLCATVGGIYVTSGIINSMCQLLLDLLVCKYVRSRGGAAGEKTLDVSAKGPAVPAVSLVAPDLIPTNFSPVHLDGVPA, encoded by the exons ATGCTGCGCAGCAGAGCAAAGAACGTCTCTTTCAAGACAGTCCGAGAACTGGATGCGTTCCCCAAAGTGCCAGATTCTTACGTCGAGACCACGCCACTTGGAGGAACAT TCTCGGTGGTGACTGGCGTGTTGGTGCTCCTGCTGATGTACGCGGAGGTGTCGTACTACCTGGACTCCCGCTTCGTGTTCAAGTTCCTGCCCGACACGGACTACCGGGCCAAGCTGAAAGTCAACATTGACCTGACTGTCGCCATGCCGTGTGGAA GCATCGGAGCAGACATCCTGGACTCGACGAACCAGAACGTGCTCCAGTTCGGCCGCCTGCACCAGGAGGAGACCTGGTTCGAGCTCTCCGCGGAGCAGCGGGCGCACTTCGACGGGGTGCGCCACGTCAACTCGTACCTGCGCGAGGAGTTCCACGCCATACAGGAGCTGCTGTGGAAGTCCGGCCAGAACACGCTCTTCGGGGAGATGCCCAAGAG GACGGCGGTCCCGAGCCACGAGCCCGACGCCTGCCGCGTGTACGGCACGCTGACGCTGAACAAGGTGGCGGGCAACTTCCACATCACGGCGGGGCGCTCGCTCGCCCTGCCGCGCGGCCACATCCACATATCCGCGTTCGTGTCGGAGCACGAGTACAACTTCACGCACCGCGTGCAGCGCTTCTCGTTCGGCGACCCCAGCCCGGGCATCGTCCACCCGCTGGAGGGCGACGAGAAGGTCACCGACGAGA ACATGATGCTGTTCCAGTACTTCGTGGAGGTGGTGCCCACGGAGGTAGACACGTTCCTTCAGCGCCTCACCACCTACCAGTACTCGGTGAAGGACCACCAGCGGCCCATCGACCACCGCAAGGGCTCGCACGGAGTGCCGGGCATATTCTTCAAGTACGACGTGAGCGCCCTCAAGGTCCGCGTCACCCAGCAGCGCGACTCCCTGCCGCAGTTCCTGGTGCGGCTGTGCGCCACCGTCGGCGGCATTTACGTCACCTCCG GAATCATCAACAGCATGTGCCAGCTGCTCCTGGACCTGCTGGTGTGCAAGTACGTGCGGTCTCGCGGCGGCGCGGCGGGCGAGAAGACCTTGGACGTGTCCGCGAAGGGCCCCGCCGTGCCTGCCGTGTCGCTGGTCGCGCCGGACCTCATCCCCACCAACTTCTCCCCCGTGCACCTGGACGGGGTCCCCGCGTAG